TGAGCGTGTCAACTGCGCTCGCCACGCAGCTACGATGCCTCAGACCCCGCACGCCCATGAGAAAAAAGTGCATGCAGAGATCCGCCTTGAAATAATCCGTgagagatgaagaagaagacaaagaTCAAGCGAgttcgcttcctcgcaggAAGACTGCCTCTTGTCTTTCGAATGTTAGGGGAACACGGAGCGTTCAGTGTATACGAAGGCTTACATATGCGGAAGCGCTGCTGCACGTAAACTCTGCATGCTCTTCAGGAAGTCTACATGTAGGGGCCTACGCGATCGACGCATATGCAGTTGCCGGCGAATATCCGTATTTTTGCCTTTTCCTGAATCCAGTCTGTCTGCTTGGAGGTATCCGTTCGCGCTGCTTTTCTCCAGAGCCGAGAAAACTGCGGATATCCTTGAACtgtttttttcgtcttccgccgtcAAAGCTCGTCGCGATCCTGGCGCCAAGCGTCCTCAGAAGCTTCGGAACGAATTTCTCCGAAAAACAGGCGCTTAGTTCTTCTTCCACAGTCTAATCTGTCTCAGAAAGTATCTCTATCGTACCCATACATCCCCagctttcttcgccgctcgcggagagTTTTacccttcttctcgcgtgcTTCCGCGCATCGCTCACTCGCAGACTTGTCCACGGTGCTTGCCTCCGCATTGTTTTCTgcctttccttctcctctcttcctcttttctgtctctcgctcctctcaCCTCGCTAATATGTTTCCTTCATTTCTTTTGTCTGTTTCCTTGTCTCGCCCCGGCATTTTGTATTGTGGTTTCCCAGTCTTCAAGTCTTCCCTGTGAACGGCCAAGCCAGTCTGCGTGGCTCGCTGTCTGCGACATTGAGCGTCTTCGTGTTgttttccttcctctttctACTCCGCCCACAGGTTGTCGGggtttccctctctctttctttaTACCGTTCCATCGTCCTCCTTTTGGCCGCTTCTTCAGTCTTCCGCTCtgttcttctcttcttttccgtcTTGCATCaggtctcctcgtcgtctgtctgtttctgcctcctcctttcGTTCGTCTTCCGTGGAGGCTGTCGATAGTGCCTTTATCTCCCTCTGGTGTCTCTTCGTTTGGGAGTTTAGGGATtttgcggcctccgcggcaaacgcttgcggcggcgcgggaggtCTCTCTACGCGTAAGAGGCTCGCGCCTTCATCTGGGCTGGCACCGGCAGAGCTCTCTTGCCAAATTAGGCCTAggaagcgcacgcgcgcccgTCTTCCTGTGGCACGGGTTTCCCCGGTTTTGTGCCTTGTTTTTAAAAAAATGCCGAAGCAGTCGACTATGGTCAACCGCCTCGATGCGGCGGACGTCACAGAGCTGCCCCCTGGCGTTCACAAGTAAGTTCGTGTGTCCTGGCTATctcggcgcgtgcgtcgttTCCTGCTTCTCTGAAGTTCTGCGAGAGCTGTTGCTTTCTGACCGTCTAGAGCCTGTTCGCGTCTACTCTGGCTGGCTGCCTGTGTCACCTTGGTTTTCATCTCGTCGCCGCAGTCTATCATTTTCTTTTGCGTGTGTGGCGCAAATGTGGTTTCCCTCTGGCTGTGTGCTGagtttttcctctcttcggGCGGACGtctctttcctcctcgctcttgtACCACATTTTCTATCGCTGTACCCTGTCGCTGACTGGTGCCTGGATGGCTGTCTCCACCCTCACTGCTCGCTGGGCTCGTAGCTCTTATCGGTCGCATTGGCTGCTCTGAAAGCAGCTGAAGACGCTATTTGCGTGTATCTACCGCtggcgagacagcgagacATGCaaacatgcatgcatgtaggTGGATACCTACGTGTGCGTACACGGATCAACATGTATGTAGCTCTCTGTCGGTGCTGGGTGTTTTTCCCTCTGGGGTGGGTTCGATACTGGAAGTGATGCCTGCGAGTCAGTCTCAAAGCTGCGGACGAATCTGCGTCGGTTTTCGCTGATGTGAAGGCGGCTCTGATGCGTTTCTCCTCTTTCCAGAGTCGAGTGGATGCCAGACACGcgcttccctctctgcggcacGTTTGTCTTCCACCTCGAGGACTACACGATCGGCTACATTATTCGCAAGTAAGGCCTCACAGACGTATCTCTTCTTGTACGCGGAGTGGCGGAGATGTAGAcagaaagaggcagacgcctgcagaTGTCATATGCGAGTCTGCGCACAGCCCAGAggccctccgcagctccgATAGACGGCGTTGGAAaggcggagaggggggaggggggaccTCTCTGCCGGCAGAGGTGCATGGGTGTTAGCTTGCCTGTGGCAGAGGCAGAGCAGACAAAGGCTGATGCGGTGCGTGTTTGCCTTGAGCAGCGATTTGCTGAGCGACCCGCGAGTCAAGTTCGTCGgcctgcgacagccgcaTCCCCTTGAGCCGAAGATCGAACTCCGCATTCAGACTGTCTCGGTGCGTCTCTTTTCCGAGGGCGGGCGGGATGCGCAGAGAGTGGCGTACATGTCCAGGCTCGAGAACGCGGAGCGCCTAGGCAGAGAAAATGCAGAAGTGGATACTGTCACGCGTGCATGAATGTATTGACGACGTGGATGCCCCTAAAGGCGAGCACATAGATCTACGTATGGCTTGTGTAAGTGTGGGTGGGTGAGGGTGTGTTAGTCTGCCGCGCATTTCGTGGTTGGTGTGTTTTTGATGTGTGCCGCAACGGGTcggttttctctttcttcgggTTGCAACCCCGGTTCAGAAGCGCCTGTCAAGCTTGGCTGCCTCCAGGGGTTCCCTTTCTCCGCGATTTCCTCAGTGTTTGTCTCTCGagtcggcgagggcggctcTGAGGCTCCCACTCGGGCGCTGGAGTCTCTTACGCTACAGCCTGTATGGCGAGAGATGCGGCGCCGTTTAGTTGGCGCGTGTCTGTTGCCGCCCTGCATGCCGTTTTTGTCAGTTTCGCGCTGTCTGCGTTTTTTTAGAGCAGCCCGTTCTCTTTGGTCCTGGAGAGTTTGCGGAAAAGAAAAGCCGCGTTGTCTCTGCTCAAGGCGAGATTCAAGGCGGCCGCTGGTGCAGCGCCTGTTGTACAGACGGCTGACGGAGTTCTGTTtcacgcggacgacgcggccAAGAACCTCGACCCGATGGGCGTCTCCGCAGTGGGAACTAACGAGGGCGCAGtcaccggcgccgcgagtgcAGGATTCTCTAGTCTTTTGAGATGAGGCTTCATTCTCAACTAGTCGATCAAACAGAAAATGGATAGAGGACGGTCCGCACGCGCAAGGCGCCGGCTCACgcactgcatgcgcatatatatatatatgtgcacaAGTATTTGTACGATGAGGTACATACTCGTGTATGAGTGTGTTCGATGCACCTGGACCTGACAATACTTGGGGTCGTGGTAATTCGAGTGCGGCGGAGCGGACGCCGATTTCTTCGGAAGGGCGAGGTAGGACATGTAGAGGATGCCTGAGGGGATGTCCAGTATTTTCTAAACGCCGGTCGAAGGGCGTACTCTGGAGTGCAGATGCGTAACAGATTCATCCAACGACGCGCCTGTGCAGTCAAGTGAAGTAAGACTTCACGATCAGTTTCGTAGTGGTGTTTGGCGCATTGGCGGCAGAGCAACGTGTTTCGCTGCCCTCGTAGTTCAGCCCATGTCTGTTCCTCTTCAGCAGCAGTTTCGGCCGATCTCTGCTCGCTGTGTTTGCCTGGTATCTGCCTGGGCGCTTGGCAGGACCTGGTGCTGGGAGACGCTCATTCCGGGGCGCGTCTATACTGCTGAGTTCTCGAATGTGGAAAGAATACAAatgagaggcgagcgaccgTAGCAGCTCGCTCGGATTCGGCTACCCGGTGATGCGTCATGCAACAGAACCGGGAAACCATAGGTTACATCTTTCTGAGGGGCGCGAGCGCTTACCCATGAGAGTCATTGCGGAAGGATTCAGTGCTGTGTCTCGAGTTCGTAGAGAAGTGGGAAGGAGAAGCATCAGGACAAAACTAGCGTGCGCACAACTGGCCGTGATGCACCATTACAATTTCATCGTTTTTAGAAGCATATCAGACGCCCCGCTCTTACGTCTACTGCGGCCTGGTGTGGGCTCAACGGCGGGGGCGTGGGCTTCCCTCACATGTCGGCATTTCAAAAGCAGTCTCCATTCCGTGCATTCCACAGCCGGGCAGGACAGAACTCCCTGCTCCCACGGAAACCTCTGGAAGACGCGAGCGTcatcgcctcgcctccgacgAAGGCTTCGACGTGGCGACCATCCGCCACAGTCTTGCCTCCGTATGACAGGTAACCCCATGCGCAGAGTCAAACATGCATTCGGACGAATGCCCCTTCGACATCCGTatctgcgtgcgtctcgtGGGCACGCGCATGAAAAGAGATGCATGTATGCTCGCGCGCAGCATGTGTATCTATAACTAAGTAAAAGTATATACATGCAAGGGCATACAAATGAAGATACGCAGATCAACACAAGGCCTGTGTGATCGTTCTACGACCGTAGGGCACTCGCTGTGTGCAACTTCGCTCAACAAAAGGGTCAGCGGTTCAGGTAAAAAACAATACAGAATGCAATTACGTTgccagagacgcagacgacccAGGCAATGCATCCCTACACATCCGCGCACTATTCCTCCATCATCGTCGCCCCCATAAAAAGTCAGGCATATACAACGTGTACAGACACACTGAAGGCTCCGGCGTCATATCTTGCAGTTCGGAAGCAACGAACAACATGCAGGCTCAAGTCCACCTTTCCACGTTCACGGTGGATGATGGCCCGCCACAGATCTTCGACTGCAAGGATTTCAGTCGCCCAGAGCCCGGATGCGGAGTGCAAACTATTCGTGGGGTACGTGTGGGTTTTCGGGCATACAGAAGGGAACAGACAACGTAGAACGGCGGTCTTGGTTACACGCCAGCCTTCACAAAATAAAGCCGctctggcgtcgcctgcgcagtcACCGTCTGCCTATCCCAGCGAAACCCTAGCCCGCGTTCAAGTCTTCAAAAGGAATAAAATGCCGCAGGAAAAAACGAAACAGTTTTTCGAGAGACCGGGAAAAGCGAAGGGAGTCTCGACAGGCGGCTGCGTTAAAGCGCTGTTTAcgggaaagaagaaggaagaaaagcgGCAGTCTCAGCACTCGCTTAAAATGCCCCCGGAAAAAGTGACGCACACAAGATGCCTCCGCTCAGCTGCTGATAAAAAATAACTTCCGCACGACACGCCTGTCGCGCGGAAGTATTTCGCTTGCGCTTGACCGCAGTCGCCTGTGTAACAAGTCTTGCGCGTTCGTGCCCTCGGTCCTGGCAACTTAGAGCGCGACCTCCTCCATCTTGTTTCTGTTCGTCGGTGTATTTTCTCGTAGCGAGTGAGCGGCAGTGAGCAGACACCGCCGCCGAAATCCGTGTTTCCACCTGTGAGAAGTCGCAGTACAGTTTCGACGAGGGTCGCATTCGATCTAGGCGATACGAAGGAAGGTATGAGTTCCTGTAACCCAGAAGAGACGCCTCCAGCCAGCTTGACGGAAgtccgcggcgtgcgcaggcgcgctgaTTTCTTGTTTTCGGTTCGTGTGCAATTCCCCCACGGATAAATCGGAAACACTTCCTCGCCAAGCGCCGCTCGATACTGCGGCATctgcctgcgctgcagaCATGAgcacgcggctgcagcgagtcAGCGATGCGTTTGAAagccgctcggcggcggcctctcgcgtgTCGACTCAGTTGAGACGACACTCTTCCTTGTTTATTCTagctgtcgtcgtcgtcctcatcgtagtcgtcgtcgtcgagctCCACGTCGTCGTCTAGTGTGCACACGAAGTCTTCCGCGCCGTAAGGCTTCATATATAAACTTCTTGGACGAGTCGGTCAGCGAACTCACCGAGGATGCTTCAGCGCCTGTTTCCACGACGGGCGGCCAGCGCTCGGCGCCCCTCAGGGGGTCTGGCTCGCCGTAGGCTGTGCCGGCGTAAGGCCCCACAGgggtgaggcggcggctttcgccgatgcgcaggcgcgagcggaaCGTGAAGACAAAGAGGCTGCGTGTGTGGTTCACCCAGTACTGGATGCTGCGATTGTTGGCGACCGCggggaaggccgcgaggaCGGAGTCGAGGGTCTCGTTCAGCTCCGCCGTCAAGGACTTGAGGAAGCCCAGACGAAGATTCATCGGAGCTTTCTCGTTCGCGTCCAGAAAGGGCGTCCACTCTTGTTTCCACCTGAGGGCGAGACGATCAGTCAATACGCTCATCAGCTCCAACTTGGTCATCTCTGCGGTCGTAGgattcgccttcgctgcgtggGGCCCCGGCTCCCCTTctccagccgctgcgcggaAGACTGGATGGATCGCGGAAAGCACCATGATCGCAAAGACTCCA
This portion of the Besnoitia besnoiti strain Bb-Ger1 chromosome VII, whole genome shotgun sequence genome encodes:
- a CDS encoding DNA-directed RNA polymerase II RPB11A (encoded by transcript BESB_078720), which codes for MPKQSTMVNRLDAADVTELPPGVHKVEWMPDTRFPLCGTFVFHLEDYTIGYIIRNDLLSDPRVKFVGLRQPHPLEPKIELRIQTVSSSPFSLVLESLRKRKAALSLLKARFKAAAGAAPVVQTADGVLFHADDAAKNLDPMGVSAVGTNEGAVTGAASAGFSSLLR
- a CDS encoding hypothetical protein (encoded by transcript BESB_078730), which produces MDNYTASAHTPEAAEGLLFPVGAPHGGSPRAPSGGTRCGHASLSGTMKRPPSRRILTTVSYSGVFAIMVLSAIHPVFRAAAGEGEPGPHAAKANPTTAEMTKLELMSVLTDRLALRWKQEWTPFLDANEKAPMNLRLGFLKSLTAELNETLDSVLAAFPAVANNRSIQYWVNHTRSLFVFTFRSRLRIGESRRLTPVGPYAGTAYGEPDPLRGAERWPPVVETGAEASSTVTAQATPERLYFVKAGV